A stretch of the Haloarcula ordinaria genome encodes the following:
- a CDS encoding DUF5518 domain-containing protein → MLPIGTPPLSLPVSEPWKYALFGGVASIPVTVWLYLQSSPENEFSLSAVFLGGLLAGYLVSTTATETDVIDVGFRAGVIGALPVLWILVDFLEAATVLGGPLWFQVIAVSMVVLLVTSVILGVAGFIGLLGAKVGGWLAKMTGTHQTPSVEN, encoded by the coding sequence GTGCTCCCGATTGGTACCCCTCCTCTGTCTCTCCCGGTGAGTGAGCCGTGGAAGTATGCATTGTTCGGTGGTGTTGCCTCAATTCCAGTCACCGTCTGGCTGTACCTGCAGTCGAGCCCGGAGAACGAGTTCTCACTCAGTGCGGTGTTTCTCGGCGGTCTCTTGGCCGGCTATCTTGTCAGCACAACGGCGACGGAGACTGACGTGATCGACGTCGGCTTTCGCGCAGGTGTCATCGGCGCTCTGCCGGTGCTGTGGATTCTGGTCGATTTCCTCGAAGCAGCGACCGTGCTGGGCGGGCCGCTCTGGTTTCAGGTCATCGCCGTCTCGATGGTCGTCCTCCTCGTCACGTCGGTGATACTCGGGGTCGCCGGTTTCATCGGGCTCCTTGGCGCGAAGGTCGGCGGCTGGCTGGCGAAGATGACCGGCACACATCAAACCCCATCAGTCGAGAATTGA
- a CDS encoding MFS transporter: MASDRWLYAWGLGSVALGAASLLVPLYFVTIGGNTLLLGVLAGVAAAAGAPGALAFGRLADRTGRRRSLVLVALGLAAAALVLVSVTENVVVVILGNGVLWFAAGAVAPVLTLLVTVDAVERDWPGRFATLNRYQGWGWAGGLVLGLAWTTALSGPLGPKDAQQTLLWVCAVVAAVAAVLVARWLPPDAKAVDGSRASRLARALARTRRLPVRSATFPMGPGRIYWLTRSFKPRTVFGRLTPSLSLYFVAIVAVFAGFGVFWGPLPSYLSGTLRYDSATIFALYLVSSLGSALFYGGAGRLTERYDATGVQAAGLLSRAILHPAVALVGGLVPVASLALPTNGLLFAGMGVAWALVAVTAVSIVTRLAPPAIRGEALGLYTALSGLASGAGSILGGVLGDYGFTLTFGVAGGFVFLGTVIVAFLWWQTPTTTLESTLSVD; encoded by the coding sequence ATGGCGTCCGACCGCTGGCTGTACGCGTGGGGGCTGGGGTCCGTCGCTCTGGGGGCCGCCTCGCTGCTCGTTCCGCTCTATTTCGTCACTATCGGTGGGAACACGCTGCTACTGGGGGTACTCGCAGGCGTCGCGGCAGCGGCGGGTGCACCAGGCGCGCTCGCCTTCGGCCGACTTGCCGACCGGACCGGCAGACGCCGCTCGCTCGTCCTCGTCGCCCTCGGACTGGCAGCGGCCGCGCTCGTCCTCGTCTCCGTGACGGAGAACGTGGTGGTCGTCATCCTCGGCAACGGCGTCCTGTGGTTCGCCGCTGGTGCAGTCGCTCCGGTGCTCACTCTCCTGGTTACCGTGGACGCCGTCGAACGGGACTGGCCGGGCCGGTTCGCGACGCTCAACCGCTACCAGGGCTGGGGCTGGGCCGGGGGACTCGTCCTCGGACTGGCGTGGACGACGGCGCTCTCGGGCCCGCTGGGACCGAAAGACGCACAGCAGACCTTGCTGTGGGTCTGCGCTGTCGTCGCCGCCGTCGCGGCTGTCCTCGTCGCGCGGTGGCTCCCGCCGGATGCCAAGGCGGTCGACGGGTCCCGGGCAAGTCGTCTCGCTCGCGCACTCGCCCGGACGCGCCGGCTGCCAGTTCGCAGCGCGACGTTCCCGATGGGGCCGGGGCGCATCTACTGGCTCACGCGCTCCTTCAAGCCCCGGACGGTGTTCGGTCGTCTCACTCCGTCGCTCTCGCTGTACTTCGTCGCCATCGTCGCCGTCTTCGCCGGGTTCGGCGTCTTCTGGGGCCCACTCCCGTCGTACCTGTCGGGTACGCTTCGCTACGATTCGGCCACGATATTCGCGCTGTACCTCGTCTCCAGCCTCGGGTCGGCGCTGTTCTACGGCGGCGCCGGACGCCTCACCGAGCGGTACGACGCGACCGGCGTGCAGGCCGCCGGACTCCTTTCGCGGGCGATACTCCATCCCGCGGTGGCTCTCGTCGGCGGCCTCGTCCCGGTGGCATCTCTGGCGCTGCCGACTAACGGTCTCTTGTTCGCTGGGATGGGTGTGGCATGGGCGCTCGTCGCCGTCACGGCGGTGAGTATCGTCACCCGTCTCGCGCCCCCAGCCATCCGCGGTGAGGCGCTCGGACTGTACACGGCGCTGTCCGGCCTCGCCAGCGGTGCCGGGTCGATACTCGGCGGCGTACTCGGTGACTACGGGTTCACGCTGACGTTCGGTGTCGCCGGGGGGTTCGTCTTTCTCGGGACGGTCATCGTCGCCTTCCTCTGGTGGCAGACACCGACTACCACCCTGGAGAGCACTTTGAGCGTCGACTGA
- a CDS encoding DUF3592 domain-containing protein: MSDSSGLSVNGPKTLRGSVAFLLVALCITGYGAFDYVQQFDSIRDSVEVEATVTEVGVESVSGSSSSTSVNYEPRVRFAYEYRGESYTGTNLFPADIPPNYDTRSAAQAAIQEYETGQEVTAYVDPEEPGNAFLKDETSTAPLIAVGIGVVLTLLGSAATLKQYRSG; this comes from the coding sequence ATGTCGGACAGTTCTGGCCTCAGTGTCAACGGTCCAAAGACGCTTCGCGGTTCGGTAGCCTTCCTCCTCGTTGCCCTCTGTATCACGGGCTACGGGGCGTTCGACTACGTGCAGCAATTTGACTCGATACGGGACTCGGTCGAGGTTGAGGCGACGGTCACCGAAGTGGGTGTCGAGTCGGTCTCTGGTAGTTCTTCGAGTACATCGGTCAATTACGAACCGCGTGTCAGATTCGCGTACGAATATCGAGGGGAATCATACACGGGAACGAATCTCTTCCCCGCAGACATCCCTCCGAATTACGATACTCGGTCGGCAGCCCAAGCAGCCATACAGGAGTACGAGACTGGCCAGGAGGTCACAGCATACGTAGACCCTGAGGAGCCGGGGAACGCGTTTCTGAAAGATGAGACGTCTACTGCCCCGCTGATAGCGGTGGGAATCGGGGTGGTCTTGACGCTGCTTGGCAGTGCGGCGACGCTGAAACAGTACCGTAGTGGCTGA
- a CDS encoding YhbY family RNA-binding protein, whose amino-acid sequence MVADNEEQKLHDLDATLRVGKHGIESVADELDTQLENEQYVKVKFLRSSRGGTTTEALADGLADLVGAEVVRVRGHTAVFER is encoded by the coding sequence ATGGTTGCTGACAACGAAGAACAAAAACTCCACGACCTCGACGCAACGTTGCGGGTCGGCAAGCACGGTATCGAGTCCGTGGCCGACGAGCTCGACACGCAACTCGAGAACGAACAGTACGTGAAAGTGAAGTTCCTCCGGTCGTCCCGCGGCGGGACGACGACCGAGGCACTGGCTGACGGTCTCGCCGACCTCGTCGGTGCCGAGGTGGTCCGCGTTCGCGGTCACACGGCGGTGTTCGAGCGATGA
- a CDS encoding mechanosensitive ion channel family protein, with protein sequence MQVGAIADFIDGFGIPAATAIASAVVFLVAFVAIYVIGKAIVIPLVDRSLESRDLDAHARKPLKKLTSIVIVFVAISVAFGLAEFGNFLQSLATIAAAATLAIGFAMQDVLKNFVAGIFIYTDKPFRIGDWIEWDGNSGVVEDISLRVSRVRTFDNELLTVPNSNLTDGVIKNPVAKEQLRLKFVFGIGYDDDIDKATEIILEEAEANEGIMADPAPSVRLIELGDSSVGLQSRIWIDNPSRADFVKTRGEYVQAVKERFDEEDINIPYPNRTIGGGLELSNVAGLAEPADD encoded by the coding sequence ATGCAGGTCGGTGCCATCGCCGACTTCATCGACGGGTTCGGGATTCCGGCGGCTACCGCTATCGCGAGCGCCGTCGTCTTCCTCGTCGCATTCGTCGCAATCTACGTCATCGGCAAGGCCATCGTCATTCCACTCGTCGACCGTTCGCTGGAATCACGCGACCTCGACGCCCACGCGCGAAAGCCGCTGAAGAAGTTGACGAGTATCGTCATCGTCTTTGTCGCCATCTCGGTCGCGTTCGGGTTGGCCGAGTTCGGCAACTTCCTCCAGTCGCTTGCGACGATCGCGGCGGCCGCCACGCTCGCGATCGGCTTTGCGATGCAGGACGTCCTCAAGAACTTCGTCGCCGGCATCTTCATCTACACGGACAAGCCCTTCCGCATCGGCGACTGGATCGAGTGGGACGGCAACTCCGGCGTCGTCGAGGACATCAGCCTGCGTGTCTCGCGAGTCCGGACCTTCGACAACGAACTGCTGACGGTCCCGAACTCGAACCTGACCGACGGCGTGATCAAGAACCCCGTCGCCAAGGAGCAACTCCGATTGAAGTTCGTCTTCGGCATCGGGTACGACGACGACATCGACAAAGCGACCGAGATCATCCTCGAGGAGGCCGAGGCGAACGAGGGCATCATGGCGGACCCCGCCCCCTCGGTTCGGCTCATCGAACTCGGTGACTCCTCGGTCGGCCTGCAGTCTCGTATCTGGATCGATAACCCGAGCCGCGCCGACTTCGTGAAGACCCGTGGCGAGTACGTCCAGGCGGTCAAGGAACGGTTCGACGAGGAGGACATCAACATCCCCTACCCGAACCGTACCATCGGTGGTGGCCTGGAGCTGTCGAACGTCGCGGGACTGGCCGAACCCGCGGACGACTAG
- a CDS encoding DUF7548 family protein, with product MNGLRVAPTVGIVGCVLYLLSLSAPYVIVGEPSAVSAYYSAGVLSPLVLGVFSLVAIIVLAAGREGRTDPSVAAGAGLVVGLFVVGLSLAWALTVPTSLVLGLTESTLIEHHRWAVVAAGLPIPVGSAWFARALGLL from the coding sequence ATGAACGGCTTGCGGGTCGCTCCGACCGTCGGCATCGTCGGCTGCGTGCTGTATCTGCTCTCGCTTTCGGCCCCGTACGTCATCGTGGGGGAACCGAGCGCCGTCAGTGCGTACTACAGCGCTGGGGTCCTCTCGCCGCTCGTGCTCGGTGTGTTCTCGCTGGTCGCCATCATCGTCCTCGCGGCAGGTCGAGAGGGGCGCACCGACCCGAGCGTCGCCGCCGGCGCGGGACTGGTCGTCGGGCTCTTCGTCGTCGGCCTGAGCCTCGCGTGGGCGCTCACGGTCCCGACGAGTCTCGTCCTGGGGCTCACCGAGTCGACGCTGATCGAGCACCACCGGTGGGCCGTCGTGGCCGCCGGGCTCCCCATCCCGGTCGGGTCGGCGTGGTTCGCCCGCGCGCTGGGCCTGCTGTGA
- a CDS encoding SdpI family protein, translated as METIHRFIVAAGFVALSGIVSLLAAPSLPADLVTNWGAAGEPSGTMPKLLALWLFPALTAGLLVMFAVIPRIDPLRENIADFRPYYDWFVVIFTVYMFVVHAGILAFNLGYEFDFTYLILVAVAGLFYYSGVVLIHAEQNWFVGIRTPWTLSSEEVWARTHALGGRLFKLTAVFALLGLLFGEYAFYLLLIPALLTAGVTVVYSYYLYERIERSSDTAPE; from the coding sequence ATGGAGACGATTCACCGGTTTATAGTGGCTGCGGGCTTCGTCGCATTGTCTGGTATCGTGAGTTTGCTTGCCGCTCCATCGCTCCCCGCTGACCTCGTTACGAACTGGGGTGCCGCTGGTGAGCCCAGCGGAACTATGCCCAAACTGCTCGCTCTCTGGCTCTTCCCCGCCCTGACAGCCGGACTTCTTGTTATGTTCGCAGTCATTCCACGGATTGACCCGCTCCGGGAGAATATCGCTGATTTCCGGCCCTACTACGACTGGTTCGTCGTCATCTTCACAGTCTATATGTTCGTCGTCCACGCCGGCATCTTGGCGTTCAATCTCGGATATGAGTTTGATTTCACGTACCTGATTCTCGTCGCCGTGGCTGGGCTATTTTATTATAGTGGTGTCGTGCTCATACATGCCGAGCAGAACTGGTTCGTCGGCATCCGGACGCCGTGGACGCTCAGTAGCGAAGAGGTCTGGGCGCGAACCCACGCCCTCGGCGGCCGACTGTTCAAACTCACCGCCGTCTTCGCGCTTCTCGGCTTGTTGTTCGGTGAGTACGCGTTCTACTTACTTCTCATCCCTGCACTCCTAACAGCCGGCGTTACCGTCGTGTACTCATACTATCTCTATGAACGGATTGAACGAAGCTCGGATACTGCCCCAGAGTGA
- a CDS encoding glycosyltransferase family 4 protein, translating into MRVLNYLELESRLDRSGIGTSVDHQRAALTETDVDVVTSPWRDGHPAWALGGRLAFDDPLFREYDVAHCNMIGPGSVAVARHAERNDVPLVLHAHVTREDFRDSFRGSNLVAPVLGEYLQWFYSQADLVLCPSEYTKGVLEDYPVDAPICPVTNGVDIDSLTGFESTRETYRDRYDLDGMVVFAVGNVFERKGLTTFCELAEETDYDFAWFGPYDDGPQASKTVRKWTSEPPENVTFTGWIDDIRGAYGAGDVYLFPTKNENQGIAVLEAMACGKAVVLSDIPVFREYYDDGHDCLICSDKAEFRAALERLADDPDLRERLGENARATAREHGLDRVADRLVETYEELV; encoded by the coding sequence GTGCGTGTCCTGAACTACCTCGAACTCGAATCCCGCCTGGACCGCTCGGGCATCGGGACCTCGGTGGACCACCAGCGGGCGGCGCTGACCGAGACAGACGTCGACGTGGTCACATCGCCCTGGCGCGACGGGCACCCTGCCTGGGCCCTGGGTGGTAGACTGGCCTTCGACGACCCCCTGTTCCGGGAGTACGACGTCGCCCACTGCAACATGATCGGCCCCGGCTCGGTGGCCGTCGCCAGGCACGCGGAGCGCAACGACGTGCCGCTCGTCCTCCACGCCCACGTCACCCGTGAGGACTTCCGGGACAGTTTCCGAGGGTCGAACCTCGTCGCGCCGGTACTGGGCGAGTACCTCCAGTGGTTCTACTCGCAGGCCGACCTGGTGCTGTGTCCCTCCGAGTACACGAAGGGCGTCCTCGAAGACTACCCGGTCGACGCGCCCATTTGCCCTGTCACCAACGGCGTCGACATCGACTCGCTCACCGGGTTCGAGTCCACCCGCGAGACCTACCGCGACCGGTACGACCTCGACGGGATGGTCGTCTTCGCCGTCGGCAACGTCTTCGAGCGCAAGGGACTGACCACGTTCTGTGAACTCGCAGAGGAGACCGACTACGACTTCGCCTGGTTCGGCCCCTACGACGACGGGCCACAGGCCTCGAAGACGGTCCGGAAGTGGACCTCGGAGCCGCCGGAGAACGTCACGTTCACCGGCTGGATAGACGACATCCGCGGGGCGTACGGCGCGGGCGACGTCTACCTCTTTCCGACCAAGAACGAGAACCAGGGTATCGCCGTCCTGGAGGCGATGGCCTGCGGGAAGGCCGTCGTCCTCTCGGATATCCCGGTCTTCCGGGAGTACTACGATGACGGGCACGACTGTCTCATCTGTTCGGACAAGGCGGAGTTCCGCGCGGCGCTGGAGCGACTCGCCGACGACCCCGACCTGCGCGAGCGCCTCGGCGAGAACGCGAGAGCGACGGCCCGCGAGCACGGCCTCGACAGGGTCGCCGACCGCCTGGTCGAGACCTACGAGGAACTCGTCTGA
- a CDS encoding glycosyltransferase family 4 protein: protein MALPHVAAFTDTYLPTVNGVTYTVETWRDRWQARGGRMDVVYPKSDHEPGAGEYPVRSLPFPFYEGFRLGMPQIPNPVKDADLVHAHTPFSLGMAGQRLARKLEVPLVASYHTPSGEYAEYVAFNGTVESVVQAGAESYERWFLDRAAVVVAPSERTADHIRETVGTDTRLEVISNGVDTDFFRPVDTAAFRERHDLPDGPLVGYTGRHGYEKCLEDILDACEGLDVTVVFGGDGPAREDLEAVAAARDLDVRFLGFLDRAELPELYAALDVFAFPSPVETQGLVALEANCCGTPVAGVDAGALSDTVHEGETGYSYPEGDLEEFRRAIERVLDEQETLSERCLARRDSVSVEHAVGRLQAVYADVLDAPRQ from the coding sequence ATGGCACTGCCGCACGTCGCCGCGTTCACTGACACGTACCTGCCGACGGTCAACGGCGTGACCTACACTGTCGAGACGTGGCGCGACCGCTGGCAGGCACGCGGCGGCCGGATGGACGTCGTCTACCCCAAGAGCGACCACGAACCGGGGGCCGGCGAGTACCCCGTCCGGAGCCTCCCGTTCCCGTTCTACGAGGGGTTCCGGCTCGGGATGCCACAGATCCCCAACCCCGTGAAGGACGCCGACCTGGTCCACGCGCATACGCCGTTCAGCCTCGGGATGGCCGGCCAGCGCCTCGCACGGAAACTCGAGGTGCCGCTGGTCGCGTCCTACCACACGCCGAGCGGCGAGTACGCCGAGTACGTGGCGTTCAACGGCACCGTCGAGTCGGTGGTGCAGGCGGGGGCCGAGAGCTACGAGCGCTGGTTCTTGGACCGCGCGGCGGTGGTGGTCGCACCGAGCGAGCGGACGGCCGACCACATCCGAGAGACGGTGGGCACCGACACGCGTCTCGAAGTCATCTCGAACGGCGTCGACACCGACTTCTTCCGACCGGTCGACACCGCGGCCTTCCGGGAACGCCACGACCTGCCGGACGGTCCGCTCGTCGGGTACACCGGTCGACACGGCTACGAGAAGTGTCTCGAAGATATCCTCGACGCCTGCGAGGGCCTCGACGTGACCGTGGTCTTCGGCGGTGACGGACCAGCGAGAGAAGACCTAGAGGCTGTCGCCGCAGCTCGTGACCTGGATGTCCGGTTCCTGGGGTTCCTGGACCGGGCGGAGCTACCCGAACTGTACGCGGCCCTCGACGTCTTCGCGTTCCCGAGTCCCGTCGAGACCCAGGGCCTGGTCGCCCTGGAAGCCAACTGCTGTGGGACGCCCGTGGCCGGCGTCGACGCGGGTGCGCTCAGTGACACCGTCCACGAGGGCGAGACGGGCTACTCGTACCCCGAGGGAGACCTCGAGGAGTTCAGACGGGCCATCGAGCGCGTCCTCGACGAGCAGGAGACGCTGAGCGAACGGTGTCTCGCGCGCCGAGATAGCGTCAGCGTCGAGCATGCGGTCGGCAGACTCCAGGCAGTCTACGCGGATGTGCTCGACGCACCCCGTCAGTGA
- a CDS encoding DUF5798 family protein codes for MGLGSTAKKIQKVADVADEVYTKVNELKTQLQDLRQTVEATNNRVDEFDHELTEQRALVEALAEQQGLDPESVIEAADIGTEETDDAEAPEQSD; via the coding sequence ATGGGACTGGGTTCGACGGCCAAGAAGATACAGAAAGTAGCGGACGTCGCAGACGAAGTCTACACGAAGGTCAACGAGCTGAAGACACAGCTCCAGGACCTCCGACAGACTGTCGAAGCGACCAACAACCGCGTCGACGAGTTCGACCACGAGCTCACCGAGCAACGCGCACTGGTCGAAGCACTGGCCGAGCAGCAGGGCCTCGACCCCGAGTCGGTCATCGAAGCGGCCGACATCGGAACCGAAGAGACAGACGACGCTGAGGCCCCCGAACAAAGCGATTAA
- a CDS encoding ABC transporter ATP-binding protein, protein MPSTDIDLAIQTTDLRKTYGSEVALDSVSLSIPTGTVYGFLGPNGAGKTTTMRLLTGLTRPTSGSVRVCGVDVADRRALAPHVGYLPEEPPLYDEFSAREQLEYVADLRDIPRATARERIDDYLDAFDLTDDADKRIDAYSKGMRQKTAFIQSVLHDPDVLFLDEPTSGLDPRAARTIRESITDFADAGTTVFLSTHILPVVEAVADEVGVLFDGRLVAEGTPSELQSRAETGEDGSLEDAFLAVTSETEAGAGSEEA, encoded by the coding sequence ATGCCCTCCACCGACATCGATCTCGCCATTCAGACGACAGACCTCCGGAAGACGTACGGCTCCGAGGTCGCGCTCGACAGTGTATCGCTCTCGATTCCGACCGGAACCGTCTACGGATTTCTCGGTCCGAACGGCGCTGGGAAGACGACCACGATGCGGCTCCTGACGGGACTGACACGGCCCACTAGTGGCTCCGTTCGCGTCTGCGGTGTGGACGTGGCCGACCGACGCGCACTCGCGCCTCACGTCGGGTATCTCCCCGAGGAACCGCCCCTCTACGACGAGTTTAGTGCGCGTGAACAGCTTGAGTACGTCGCCGATCTCCGAGACATTCCGCGGGCCACCGCCCGGGAACGAATCGACGACTATCTGGATGCGTTCGACCTGACCGACGACGCCGACAAACGCATCGACGCGTACTCGAAGGGGATGCGACAGAAGACCGCATTCATCCAGAGTGTCCTGCACGACCCGGATGTCCTGTTCCTCGACGAACCGACGTCGGGCCTTGATCCCCGTGCAGCACGGACCATCCGCGAGTCGATTACCGACTTCGCCGACGCGGGAACGACTGTCTTCCTCTCGACACACATCCTTCCTGTCGTCGAGGCAGTCGCCGACGAGGTCGGCGTGTTGTTCGACGGCCGACTGGTCGCCGAAGGGACGCCGTCGGAGCTGCAGTCCCGCGCAGAGACCGGCGAAGACGGCTCGCTTGAAGATGCCTTCCTTGCGGTCACCAGTGAGACCGAGGCGGGCGCGGGCAGCGAGGAAGCATGA
- a CDS encoding ribonuclease P protein component 4: MTDEATIARERIERLQALAREAVLSDHEERAREYVQRARRVAERQRLRLPRSFARSTCSSCDTYLVPGRNARVRTQDGHVVVTCDCGAQSRYPYS; encoded by the coding sequence ATGACCGACGAGGCCACCATCGCCCGCGAACGCATCGAGCGCCTCCAGGCGCTGGCTCGGGAGGCGGTGCTCTCGGACCACGAGGAGCGCGCTCGGGAGTACGTCCAGCGGGCGCGCCGCGTCGCCGAGCGCCAGCGGCTCAGACTCCCGCGGTCCTTCGCGCGCTCGACGTGTTCTTCCTGTGACACTTACCTCGTTCCTGGGCGAAACGCCCGGGTCCGAACTCAGGACGGACACGTCGTCGTAACCTGTGATTGTGGCGCACAGTCACGGTATCCGTACTCCTGA
- a CDS encoding prohibitin family protein: MSSDPPLDIGGLTMSATVIGLVLLLFVALIGGVMAFEGVNEGAVKVVKNQGAVTGTVLEPGWHFITPIVEGTVSIPTRPQTYTMSHQSGEGDNANQDDSVRVLTQDGLHVDVDVTVRYRVTPRDAPRFHEEYRDLPTAETRLIRPTVRSVLRTEGGNIDVTDIYTGEGQTRLKLAVEGALKNETDGSGIVIESVQIRNVRLPTEYANSIEQKKVKQQKIEEAEYEIQVAEKNKQRQVIEAEAEAEQIRIKGNALRQNPEVLDLRYIEALRENENTIYVPAEGGVTLTRDVSDDRNPSTETPSGNENST; encoded by the coding sequence ATGAGCAGTGACCCTCCACTCGACATCGGCGGTCTCACCATGTCCGCCACAGTAATTGGTCTCGTACTACTCCTTTTCGTCGCGCTGATCGGCGGGGTGATGGCGTTCGAAGGCGTCAACGAAGGAGCGGTGAAAGTCGTCAAGAACCAGGGTGCAGTGACGGGCACGGTCCTCGAACCCGGCTGGCACTTCATCACGCCCATCGTTGAAGGGACTGTCAGTATCCCGACGCGGCCCCAGACCTACACGATGAGTCACCAAAGCGGTGAAGGAGACAACGCAAACCAGGACGATTCGGTCCGCGTTCTCACGCAGGATGGTCTACACGTTGACGTCGATGTGACCGTCCGCTACCGCGTCACGCCCCGCGACGCGCCGCGGTTCCACGAAGAGTACCGCGACCTTCCGACCGCGGAGACGCGCCTCATCCGCCCGACGGTTCGGTCAGTATTGCGGACTGAAGGCGGCAACATCGACGTGACAGACATCTACACCGGAGAAGGACAGACTCGTCTCAAACTCGCAGTCGAAGGGGCGCTCAAGAACGAGACGGACGGGAGCGGCATCGTCATCGAGAGCGTCCAGATTCGCAACGTCCGGCTCCCGACAGAGTACGCGAATTCCATCGAGCAAAAGAAGGTCAAACAACAGAAGATCGAGGAAGCGGAGTACGAGATCCAGGTCGCCGAGAAGAACAAACAGCGCCAGGTCATCGAAGCCGAGGCCGAGGCCGAACAAATCCGCATCAAAGGCAATGCACTCCGCCAGAATCCCGAGGTACTCGACCTGCGCTACATCGAGGCGCTCCGAGAGAACGAGAATACCATCTACGTCCCGGCAGAGGGCGGTGTCACCCTCACACGCGACGTGTCAGACGACAGGAATCCCTCGACCGAGACTCCGTCCGGAAACGAGAACTCAACCTGA
- a CDS encoding DUF7344 domain-containing protein, protein MSIKHRATNLELSLASGVELSESERHRLLASERRCVTLVVLAERAPPVGLSDLAEAIAANDERVGGVDPDLVKSISIELHHRHLPKLDHLNLVDYVPETHRVEATRF, encoded by the coding sequence ATGAGCATCAAACACCGAGCCACGAACCTGGAGCTGTCACTCGCGAGCGGGGTCGAGCTGAGCGAATCCGAACGACATCGCTTGCTCGCCTCAGAGCGACGCTGCGTCACCCTGGTTGTGCTGGCCGAACGGGCCCCACCGGTCGGACTTTCGGACCTCGCCGAAGCGATCGCCGCGAACGACGAGCGTGTCGGGGGTGTCGACCCGGACCTGGTGAAGTCGATCTCCATCGAGCTCCACCACAGGCACCTCCCGAAGCTGGACCACCTCAACCTCGTCGACTACGTCCCTGAGACCCACCGGGTCGAAGCCACGCGCTTCTGA